A genomic segment from Syntrophotalea acetylenivorans encodes:
- a CDS encoding SDR family NAD(P)-dependent oxidoreductase gives MNWQGKRVLVTGAGGFIGSHLTEKLVREGAKVKALVHYNALGSWGWLDRSQIRDDIEVIAGDITDQDCVRQAVKNTEVVFHLAALIAIPYSYQAPASYVRTNVNGTLNMLQAAREHGVERMIHTSTSEVYGTALQVPINEKHPLQGQSPYSASKIGADKMAEAFSCSFDVPVVTVRPFNTFGPRQSARAVIPTIISQCLTGDTVRLGSLSPTRDMNYVANTVDGFLAAATAPAAIGRTVSFGSGREISIGDLAQLIAGLIGKPIRIESEETRIRPNKSEVERLLADNTLAKNLLNWTPQVSLEEGLQRTITWMKDHLERYRPGVYVV, from the coding sequence GTGAATTGGCAGGGAAAGCGGGTTCTAGTTACTGGGGCGGGAGGCTTCATCGGCAGCCATCTCACCGAAAAGTTGGTCCGAGAAGGAGCCAAGGTCAAAGCTCTGGTACATTACAATGCCCTGGGCAGTTGGGGGTGGCTTGACCGCTCCCAGATTCGCGATGACATTGAGGTGATTGCCGGCGACATCACTGACCAAGACTGTGTTCGCCAGGCGGTGAAGAACACAGAGGTAGTGTTTCATCTCGCTGCTTTAATTGCCATCCCCTATTCTTACCAAGCCCCTGCATCATACGTGCGGACCAACGTCAACGGTACTCTCAATATGTTGCAGGCGGCGCGGGAACACGGGGTGGAGCGAATGATCCACACCTCGACCAGCGAGGTCTACGGCACCGCTCTACAGGTTCCGATCAACGAAAAACATCCTCTGCAAGGGCAATCCCCTTATTCGGCGAGCAAGATAGGCGCCGACAAAATGGCCGAGGCGTTTAGTTGCTCTTTCGATGTACCCGTTGTCACTGTCCGTCCTTTTAATACCTTTGGTCCGCGCCAGTCGGCCCGGGCGGTTATTCCGACCATTATCAGCCAGTGCCTTACCGGCGATACGGTGCGCTTGGGGAGCCTCTCGCCCACCCGAGACATGAACTACGTTGCCAACACAGTTGACGGCTTTCTCGCCGCCGCAACCGCACCGGCGGCAATAGGCCGCACCGTCAGCTTCGGCTCCGGCCGGGAGATCAGCATCGGCGATCTGGCTCAACTCATTGCCGGTCTCATCGGCAAGCCGATTCGCATCGAAAGCGAAGAAACGCGGATCCGTCCCAACAAGAGCGAAGTCGAGCGGCTGCTGGCCGACAACACCCTAGCCAAAAATCTGCTGAATTGGACTCCGCAAGTGAGCCTGGAGGAGGGCCTGCAGAGGACCATTACCTGGATGAAAGATCATCTGGAAAGGTACCGTCCCGGTGTCTACGTCGTCTGA
- a CDS encoding LegC family aminotransferase: MSTSSETKTPAPAATIPLCVPEIRGNEWQYVKNCLDTSWVSSVGAYVDRFEQKMAERLGAPFHGVATVNGTAALHTALLVAGVQPDDEVLVSDLTFIAPANAIRYAGAWPVLIDAEPGCWQMDPQQVELFLTRDCEMAGGVLRNRQSGRRVKAIIPVHILGHPVDLDPIMELAGRFDLVVIEDATEGLGGHYRGSPLGGIGHIGCYSFNGNKMITTGGGGMLVTGNPQWAEKARYLTTQAKDDPLEYIHGELGFNYRLTNLQAAMGCAQLEQLDAYLSAKEAIADRYRQELCMVPGITPMPTVDYGQSAWWLYTVRVDPAQYGMDRKTLMQRLAAEGIQTRPLWQPLHLSPVYRQAQRIGGEVSEQLNSSALSLPCSVGLSAAEQQRVIEALVRLGG, translated from the coding sequence GTGTCTACGTCGTCTGAGACCAAAACCCCTGCCCCAGCGGCCACCATCCCCCTGTGCGTCCCAGAAATCCGCGGTAACGAATGGCAGTACGTCAAGAACTGCCTCGACACCAGCTGGGTCTCTTCGGTGGGCGCTTATGTCGATCGCTTCGAGCAGAAGATGGCCGAACGGCTGGGAGCCCCTTTCCACGGGGTAGCCACCGTAAACGGTACGGCGGCACTGCATACCGCATTACTGGTCGCCGGAGTTCAACCGGACGATGAAGTACTGGTTTCGGATTTGACCTTCATCGCACCGGCTAATGCGATTCGCTACGCAGGGGCTTGGCCGGTACTCATCGACGCCGAGCCAGGCTGCTGGCAGATGGATCCGCAGCAGGTTGAGTTGTTTTTGACTCGCGACTGTGAGATGGCCGGTGGGGTCCTACGCAACCGACAAAGCGGCAGGCGAGTCAAAGCGATCATTCCAGTGCATATTCTTGGCCATCCGGTCGATCTTGATCCGATTATGGAGTTGGCCGGCCGCTTTGACCTGGTGGTCATCGAGGATGCCACCGAAGGACTCGGTGGCCACTATCGGGGCTCCCCGTTGGGAGGTATCGGCCATATCGGCTGCTATAGCTTCAACGGAAACAAAATGATCACCACCGGTGGCGGCGGTATGCTGGTGACGGGAAACCCACAATGGGCTGAAAAGGCCCGCTATCTGACGACCCAGGCCAAGGACGATCCTCTGGAGTACATCCATGGGGAACTCGGCTTCAATTATCGTCTGACCAACCTGCAGGCAGCCATGGGTTGCGCTCAGTTGGAACAGTTGGATGCCTATCTGAGCGCCAAAGAAGCCATAGCAGACCGTTACCGCCAAGAGCTTTGCATGGTTCCGGGGATTACCCCAATGCCCACAGTGGATTACGGTCAGAGCGCCTGGTGGCTCTACACAGTGCGGGTCGATCCTGCCCAATATGGTATGGACCGTAAAACATTGATGCAACGCCTGGCCGCAGAAGGGATTCAGACCCGCCCCCTGTGGCAGCCCCTGCACCTTTCTCCCGTCTATCGACAGGCACAGCGGATTGGCGGCGAAGTTTCCGAACAGCTCAACAGCTCGGCGCTCAGTCTGCCCTGCTCGGTCGGACTGAGCGCAGCGGAACAACAGAGGGTGATCGAAGCCCTGGTCCGGCTTGGTGGCTGA
- a CDS encoding 6-hydroxymethylpterin diphosphokinase MptE-like protein, whose protein sequence is MAGAGPTLAESFDLIKRQQQAGQPLIAVGSALKPLFNADIIPDVVVVVDPGREEVLKLFSGFDLDPFTETPLVYFPSVHRDILELWTGPLLTAYAEHPLYHDLSEKCPKQKLFSAGSVLHPAVDLAVCMGADEIVLLGADFGFPNGYSHVAGAATSKRIDEKAHRHWVHDGTGGKIPTTPNMRDFLRDLEAYIENKTQVRFLNASRKGAFIKGTAFMEGAL, encoded by the coding sequence GTGGCTGGTGCGGGACCAACTCTAGCCGAATCTTTTGACTTAATAAAAAGACAGCAACAGGCCGGACAGCCTCTAATCGCTGTCGGATCGGCCCTCAAGCCGCTGTTTAATGCGGACATCATCCCCGATGTCGTAGTCGTCGTTGATCCCGGTCGTGAAGAAGTACTGAAGCTTTTCAGTGGTTTCGACCTTGATCCTTTTACCGAAACGCCACTTGTCTATTTTCCTTCTGTTCATCGAGATATCCTGGAGCTGTGGACTGGCCCGCTTCTAACAGCCTATGCGGAACATCCCCTCTACCACGATTTGTCTGAAAAATGTCCCAAACAGAAGCTATTTTCTGCAGGCAGTGTATTGCACCCAGCGGTGGACTTAGCTGTATGCATGGGGGCGGACGAAATCGTTCTTCTTGGAGCCGATTTTGGTTTCCCCAATGGGTACTCTCACGTGGCAGGAGCAGCAACCAGCAAGCGAATAGATGAAAAAGCACACAGACATTGGGTTCACGATGGGACAGGGGGGAAAATTCCTACGACACCTAACATGCGAGACTTCCTGCGAGACCTTGAGGCATATATTGAAAATAAGACCCAGGTTCGTTTCCTCAATGCCAGCCGAAAAGGGGCATTTATTAAAGGCACGGCCTTCATGGAGGGAGCATTATGA